A segment of the bacterium genome:
CGGAGCGAAGCACAGCGCCCCGGCCAGCAGCCACGCGTATCGGAATACCCACGACGGCGGCGCCGGCGTCTGCCCGGGCGCGCCCAGTATGAAGCCCGCGCCCCGTCCCCCGTCGAATACGGTGAAGACGTCGGAGAGGAACGCCGTGTGGCTGAGCGCGAAGACGGCGACGAAGGCCGCGCCCCATAAGTACAATTTTAAATATTTCCGGCTCACTTGCGTAACGGCTATCGGTTAGTCGAAGCGGTCGCCCGTGGCCAGCCGCCGGCCGAGGGCGAAGGCGTGCGCCGTCATCTCGCCGCGGCCCGCCGGTTTCACCCGCGTGAGTTTGAGGGCGCCTTCGCCGCAGGCCGCGACGACGCCGGCCTCGTCCACCGCCGTAATCGTCCCCGGCGCCGCGTCGGCCGGGCCTTCGGCCGGCTCCGCCCCCAGGATTTGCACCAGCTCGCCGGCCAGCGACGCCCGCGCCGGCGCGTCGGGGTAAAGGCCTTGCACCAGGCGCTCGAGCTTGGCCGCCGGCTCCGACCAATCGACCGCGCGAACGTCGGCGGTTATCTTCGGCCGGTACAGGATGTTCGCTTCGTTCGGGTCCTGCGGCCTGGCCCGTATGTCGCCTCGAGCCAAACCGCGCAACGTATCTACGACGACGCGCGCGCCGAGCCGCGCCAGCTTCTCGGCCAGCGAGCCGGCCGTTTCGCCGGGTGCTATGGCGAGCCGTTCCTGCAGCAGGACGTCGCCGGCGTCCAACTCTTCGGCGAGGCGGATGGTCGTAACGCCCGTCTCGGCGTACCCCTCGATGATGGCCCAGTTGACGGGCGCCGGGCCGCGGAGCTCGGGCAATAATGACGGGTGGAGGTTTACCGCGCCGTATTTTACGAGGCCGTCGGGTTGCGGCTCGCGCAGCCACGCC
Coding sequences within it:
- the fmt gene encoding methionyl-tRNA formyltransferase; translation: MRVIAVGTPAFALPTFDALHEAPDVEIAQVITKAEHPGGRGLKPIYPPVYEWARDKGLPVVQLEKLARAYDAASSEVDVSVDAVVVVASAFFVPAWLREPQPDGLVKYGAVNLHPSLLPELRGPAPVNWAIIEGYAETGVTTIRLAEELDAGDVLLQERLAIAPGETAGSLAEKLARLGARVVVDTLRGLARGDIRARPQDPNEANILYRPKITADVRAVDWSEPAAKLERLVQGLYPDAPARASLAGELVQILGAEPAEGPADAAPGTITAVDEAGVVAACGEGALKLTRVKPAGRGEMTAHAFALGRRLATGDRFD